The following coding sequences are from one Halosolutus amylolyticus window:
- a CDS encoding S66 family peptidase, protein MSGHGEREFVTPPALERGDRIAVVAPSRNPSTEFPRVYEQGLDRLRNVFDLEPVEYPTTERDDDYLYDHPEERARDVMDAFEDPEISGVIAVIGGNDQVRVLDHLDPDVLRANPTRFYGYSDNTHLASYLWNLGIVSYYGPSVMAELSMEGGLFEHTVEYTERAFFEDSFGELRPADEFTDESGDWADLDSLDEPRETEPNPGWKWAGGETPVEGRVWGGCLEVLDQQFIADQYLPTESALDGTILAIETSEELPDPAWVAGVFRALGERGLLERFDGVLVGRPAAQSHLESRPADRREQYRADQRAVIEDVVAEYNPDAPVVSNLDFGHTWPTTPIPIGGRVRIDPGVETVRFE, encoded by the coding sequence ATGTCCGGACACGGAGAACGCGAATTCGTCACGCCACCGGCGCTGGAGCGGGGCGATCGGATCGCGGTCGTTGCCCCGTCGAGGAACCCGTCGACCGAGTTTCCCCGCGTCTACGAGCAGGGTCTCGATCGGCTCCGGAACGTATTCGACCTCGAACCAGTGGAGTATCCGACGACCGAGAGGGACGACGACTACCTCTACGACCACCCGGAAGAACGCGCCAGGGACGTGATGGACGCGTTCGAGGACCCCGAGATCAGCGGCGTGATCGCCGTCATCGGCGGCAACGACCAGGTCCGGGTCCTCGACCACCTCGATCCCGACGTGCTCCGGGCGAACCCCACGCGGTTCTACGGCTACAGCGACAACACGCACCTCGCGTCGTACCTGTGGAACCTCGGGATCGTCTCGTACTACGGTCCGTCGGTGATGGCCGAACTCTCGATGGAGGGCGGCCTCTTCGAGCACACCGTCGAATACACCGAACGGGCGTTCTTCGAGGACTCGTTCGGCGAGCTTCGCCCCGCGGACGAGTTCACCGACGAATCGGGCGACTGGGCGGACCTCGACTCGCTAGACGAGCCCCGCGAGACGGAGCCGAATCCGGGCTGGAAGTGGGCCGGCGGCGAGACGCCCGTCGAGGGCCGGGTCTGGGGTGGGTGTCTCGAGGTCCTCGACCAGCAGTTCATCGCGGACCAGTATCTGCCGACCGAGTCGGCCCTCGACGGCACGATCCTCGCGATCGAGACCTCGGAGGAACTCCCGGACCCCGCCTGGGTCGCGGGTGTATTCCGGGCGCTCGGCGAACGGGGCCTCCTCGAACGGTTCGACGGGGTGCTCGTCGGTCGTCCGGCGGCGCAGTCCCACCTCGAGTCCAGGCCGGCGGACCGCCGAGAACAGTATCGAGCCGACCAGCGGGCAGTGATCGAGGACGTGGTCGCCGAGTACAACCCCGACGCACCCGTGGTCTCGAACCTGGACTTCGGACACACGTGGCCGACGACCCCGATCCCGATCGGCGGTCGCGTCCGGATCGACCCCGGGGTGGAGACCGTCCGGTTCGAGTGA
- a CDS encoding DMT family transporter, with the protein MTRLVDVSLFLLLAVLWGLSFPAIAVGLEYLPPLLFAAIRYDVAAVLLLGYAAIRVDDWWPRGRHNAAAIVGGGLFLIGGNGLLFVGQQTVPSGVAAIIQALVPIFTALWALFLLDERLSPIGAVGVAIGFLGIGLVVRPDPTDLLAGDTAARLLVVLQVVSVALGGVVIQRAGPTIDRVSLTGWSMVVGALLLHAVSLGAGEIPAVQATAPTAVATVLYLGIFSTAIAYLIYFTILDEHGAFEAALVAYLIPVVATVVGVFVLGESITALTIGGFGLVALGFALLKRQVIVDAVGFTAFVGRP; encoded by the coding sequence GTGACCCGACTCGTCGACGTGTCGCTCTTCCTCCTGCTCGCCGTCCTCTGGGGGCTGTCTTTTCCGGCGATCGCGGTCGGTCTCGAGTACCTGCCGCCGCTCCTGTTCGCGGCGATCCGCTACGACGTCGCCGCGGTCCTGTTGCTCGGCTACGCCGCGATCCGCGTCGACGACTGGTGGCCGCGGGGCCGGCACAACGCGGCGGCGATCGTCGGCGGCGGCCTCTTCCTCATCGGTGGCAACGGCCTCCTCTTCGTCGGCCAGCAGACTGTTCCGAGCGGCGTCGCGGCGATCATCCAGGCGCTGGTTCCCATCTTCACCGCGCTGTGGGCACTCTTCTTGCTGGACGAGCGACTCTCGCCGATCGGCGCCGTCGGCGTTGCGATCGGCTTTCTCGGGATCGGGCTCGTCGTCAGGCCGGATCCGACCGACCTGCTCGCCGGCGACACCGCGGCCCGCCTGCTCGTCGTCCTGCAGGTCGTCAGTGTCGCCCTCGGCGGCGTGGTGATCCAGCGCGCCGGACCGACGATCGATCGAGTGTCCCTGACGGGGTGGTCGATGGTCGTCGGTGCGCTCCTCCTGCACGCCGTCAGCCTGGGTGCCGGCGAAATCCCGGCGGTCCAGGCGACGGCACCGACGGCGGTCGCCACGGTGCTCTACCTCGGGATCTTCTCGACCGCGATCGCCTACCTGATCTACTTCACGATTCTCGACGAACACGGCGCGTTCGAGGCGGCGCTCGTCGCGTATCTCATCCCGGTCGTCGCGACGGTCGTGGGCGTGTTCGTCCTCGGCGAGTCGATCACGGCCCTGACGATCGGCGGCTTCGGGCTGGTCGCGCTGGGCTTTGCCCTGCTCAAGCGCCAGGTGATCGTCGACGCGGTCGGATTCACCGCGTTCGTCGGCCGTCCGTAA
- the cmk gene encoding (d)CMP kinase: MSTNGASTAEIDTNLFVTVSGPPGCGATTLCERLSDAMGCPYVSGGDIFRELADDRGVSLNQLTAQADSSDEIDRALDGRLQSIAEQWGASNKPFILESRLAGWLAGDRADLRIWLDAPEAVRLERISDRVETEAEMRVREVSEAGRYQAYYDIDVTDRGFYDLQINTARWSKNGVFRLVRTAIDEYDPDTDEGSFTTPAVDL, encoded by the coding sequence ATGTCCACGAACGGCGCTTCGACCGCGGAGATCGATACCAACCTCTTCGTCACCGTCTCCGGGCCACCGGGCTGTGGTGCCACGACGCTGTGCGAGCGCCTCTCGGACGCGATGGGCTGTCCGTACGTCTCCGGGGGCGACATCTTCCGCGAACTCGCCGACGATCGCGGCGTCAGCCTCAACCAGTTGACGGCACAGGCGGACTCGTCCGACGAGATCGATCGGGCGCTGGACGGTCGCCTCCAGTCGATCGCCGAACAGTGGGGCGCGAGCAACAAGCCGTTCATCCTCGAATCGCGACTCGCGGGCTGGCTCGCGGGTGATCGGGCGGACCTGCGGATCTGGCTCGACGCACCCGAGGCCGTTCGTCTGGAGCGGATCAGCGACCGGGTCGAGACGGAGGCGGAGATGCGGGTCCGTGAGGTCAGCGAAGCCGGGCGGTATCAGGCGTACTACGACATCGACGTTACCGATCGCGGGTTCTACGACCTCCAGATCAACACCGCCCGCTGGAGCAAGAACGGCGTGTTCAGGCTCGTCCGAACCGCGATCGACGAGTACGATCCGGACACCGACGAGGGGTCGTTCACCACGCCCGCGGTGGATCTGTAG
- a CDS encoding HAD-IIA family hydrolase, whose translation MTAYEAAILDVDGTIVRGEELVPDVTDGLHALDDAGCARLLFSNNPTRGSDQYGEKLEPHGIDVDPGSVLTSATVAAEYLATTHPGDRVYLVGSDRLAAILEEAAVELTADPDAAEVVVGSFDTDFSFDTLWEALRALDGDVPFYGTDPDATIPVEDGSIPGSGAILAAMEAVAGREPDAILGKPSTIAAAAAMNRLDADPERTLVVGDRLDTDIALGNRAGMTTAVVLTGVTDRATIDESSVEPDYVLESLADVDRLL comes from the coding sequence ATGACTGCGTACGAGGCGGCGATTCTCGACGTCGACGGCACGATCGTCCGGGGCGAGGAACTCGTTCCGGACGTTACCGACGGGTTGCACGCGCTGGACGACGCGGGCTGTGCCAGACTCCTCTTCTCGAACAACCCGACCCGCGGCAGCGACCAGTACGGCGAGAAACTCGAGCCCCACGGAATCGACGTCGACCCCGGGTCAGTCCTCACGTCCGCGACCGTCGCCGCGGAGTACCTCGCGACCACCCATCCCGGCGACCGGGTCTACCTCGTCGGGAGCGATCGGCTCGCGGCGATCCTCGAGGAGGCGGCGGTCGAACTCACCGCGGATCCCGACGCGGCCGAGGTCGTCGTCGGCTCGTTCGACACGGACTTCTCGTTCGACACGCTCTGGGAGGCCCTGCGGGCGCTCGACGGCGACGTGCCGTTCTACGGGACCGACCCGGACGCGACCATCCCGGTCGAGGACGGATCGATTCCCGGGTCGGGGGCGATCCTCGCCGCGATGGAGGCCGTCGCCGGGCGAGAACCTGACGCGATTCTCGGGAAACCCTCCACGATCGCCGCCGCCGCGGCGATGAACCGGCTCGACGCCGACCCCGAACGAACCCTCGTCGTCGGCGATCGGCTCGACACCGACATCGCGCTTGGGAACCGGGCCGGCATGACGACGGCCGTCGTCCTGACCGGCGTGACGGATCGGGCTACGATCGACGAGTCGTCCGTCGAACCCGACTACGTGCTCGAGTCGCTGGCCGACGTCGACCGGCTACTCTGA
- a CDS encoding SHOCT domain-containing protein: MGSESGGRDYSLTEIFAIKFVLADVLIIAALLFAGPLYALAFTVLMVLSVVLVWYLTTRTGTGSEDQDRETAVTEADSSVRSSRDPVTRLQERYAAGDLSEDEFEARLDRLLESNERAEAAGIETADLSLERRE; the protein is encoded by the coding sequence ATGGGCAGTGAGTCGGGTGGCCGGGATTACAGCCTCACGGAGATCTTCGCGATCAAGTTCGTCCTGGCGGACGTCCTGATCATCGCGGCGTTGCTGTTCGCCGGGCCGCTGTACGCGCTCGCGTTTACGGTTCTCATGGTTCTCAGCGTCGTTCTCGTCTGGTATCTCACGACGCGAACCGGCACCGGGAGCGAGGACCAGGACCGCGAGACGGCAGTCACCGAAGCCGACAGTTCGGTCCGCTCCAGTCGAGATCCCGTAACGCGACTCCAGGAGCGGTACGCCGCGGGCGATCTCTCCGAGGACGAGTTCGAGGCGCGACTCGATCGGCTGCTCGAATCGAACGAGCGGGCTGAAGCGGCGGGAATCGAGACCGCCGACCTATCGCTCGAGCGTCGCGAGTGA
- a CDS encoding rubrerythrin-like domain-containing protein gives MLGNGSPSTMGYTDPFTAGRPTFECPTCTYRSTSATPRTCPRCEVQLQNIAVPRE, from the coding sequence ATGCTCGGGAACGGTTCTCCCTCCACTATGGGATACACGGACCCATTCACAGCCGGTCGACCGACCTTCGAATGTCCGACCTGCACGTACCGATCGACGTCGGCCACGCCGAGAACCTGCCCGCGTTGCGAGGTGCAACTGCAAAATATCGCCGTCCCGCGCGAATAG
- a CDS encoding class I SAM-dependent methyltransferase, translating to MGFHTFPIERADALEDPSRYRYCSREELVAMLATTEDDVVADLGSGTGFYTDDVAPFVETIYAVDVQSAMHDRYREKGAPENVEFVTTEVSSLPFANDHLDAAYSNMTHHEYASDEAFEELARVLRPGGRLVTVDWSATGTEESGPPLDERFGPDDVVDQLETAGFEIETAMDRPETFAIVAVRKEE from the coding sequence ATGGGCTTTCATACCTTCCCGATCGAACGCGCCGACGCGCTCGAGGACCCGTCCCGGTACCGGTACTGCTCGCGCGAGGAACTCGTGGCGATGCTCGCGACGACCGAGGACGACGTCGTCGCGGACCTCGGGTCGGGAACCGGGTTCTACACCGACGACGTCGCGCCGTTCGTCGAGACGATCTACGCCGTCGACGTCCAGTCGGCGATGCACGATCGCTACCGGGAGAAAGGCGCGCCGGAGAACGTCGAATTCGTCACGACCGAGGTCTCCTCGCTGCCGTTCGCGAACGACCACCTCGACGCCGCGTACTCGAACATGACCCACCACGAGTACGCCTCGGACGAGGCGTTCGAGGAACTCGCGCGGGTGCTTCGCCCGGGCGGTCGACTCGTCACTGTCGACTGGTCTGCGACCGGCACCGAGGAGAGCGGACCGCCGCTCGACGAACGGTTCGGCCCCGACGACGTCGTCGACCAGCTCGAGACGGCCGGCTTCGAGATCGAGACTGCGATGGACCGACCGGAGACGTTCGCGATCGTGGCGGTCAGGAAGGAAGAGTAA
- a CDS encoding rubrerythrin-like domain-containing protein, giving the protein MTLAEPREDEYECVQCGRRETAVDALLSTCRRCGGEMRNVELIQE; this is encoded by the coding sequence ATGACACTCGCAGAGCCACGCGAGGACGAGTACGAGTGCGTCCAGTGTGGCCGGCGAGAGACCGCCGTCGACGCGTTGCTGTCGACCTGTCGGCGGTGCGGGGGCGAGATGCGAAACGTCGAGTTGATTCAGGAGTAG
- a CDS encoding cupin domain-containing protein: MHKLVNIDGVEPLDLEDVDPSLLPIGPELEPDRMRPSVWEYERGAENTFHRQAEQEELYVVLEGTLEVTIERDDERDVVELTVNDVLVVPPGAWRQLKAIEDSRVLVVGAPNVADDAITETEE; the protein is encoded by the coding sequence ATGCACAAACTCGTGAATATCGACGGCGTCGAGCCACTCGACCTCGAAGACGTCGATCCGTCGTTGCTTCCGATCGGTCCCGAACTCGAGCCCGATCGGATGCGCCCGAGCGTCTGGGAGTACGAACGCGGTGCGGAGAACACGTTCCACCGCCAGGCCGAGCAAGAGGAACTCTACGTCGTCCTCGAGGGTACCCTCGAGGTCACGATCGAACGCGACGACGAGCGCGACGTCGTCGAGTTGACCGTCAACGACGTCCTCGTCGTCCCACCAGGAGCGTGGCGACAGTTGAAGGCGATCGAGGACAGTCGGGTCCTCGTCGTCGGCGCTCCCAACGTCGCGGACGACGCGATCACTGAAACGGAGGAGTAG
- a CDS encoding chromosome segregation ATPase, whose product MGYGLDIGLGAIRSATDTGADPTIESVPSVVLPADESALDAAGFAGGDARTVDRDGTTYVVGTDARTVADATGETPEPLFSNGLLVDDDYAEPALAAVVDDLLGESASGPLCYTTPGTVVDAAATGETHRDAVASALTDRAAEATPVSKGFAVVYDQLAADNYTGLGVCIESQTTSVALAYYGVPVLAFSLAKGSEWIVQEAANETGHARSEIAGVLEEFVLDPEAATGEVESALAAAHDALVGDLVEAIAAEADASDVQEGLAVPIAVAGDGATEGIEYLVGGRFDAGTLPFSIRGVRLADDPAASAARGALAAAADEVDAFDDVTWDESTPANDATAVDTTSGTTDGTTAESTGATGRTDDGGQTSLSFDDSLAAEADHDRADDAIDQLFDRLANRDAEIEAVGEDVDRLADEIEYVEERSPSVEELAALEDRLEAFADDLTDVEAESASHASEETVTELEDELDALSEAFADLDGDVGAIESGIETIESEVDALAETSADAADERAVLDDRLADLATDLEDVADRTASLEDRAGALRDDLAELAADAASESDLDDVEETVTGLDEELVTLGDELDRVDTRVEGLAGRLEEESTRITGVSERLDDLSARTDDRLADLRDSVDDRVDDVASDLETTDERVEVVETDLSTTTDALEADLDDVRETIDGVRGRIDDLAAETADADRVDAIATNLETIEGEHAELTESLESVTADVSTLAADLEEVADAVDAIEAAAATEADVAALQESIDDQRATIESVTADLESIVADVSAIEERLAETEDDLGERIGTLETTIDDRVTDVRDDLEAHVDDLRGDLDERVDGVRTDLDDRVADARVETEASIDEVRSTLEADLAALADTVESIESRADDLSSRLETRVDESAVEDVAADVDAVASEVEDVAADVDAVASEVEDVAADVDAVASEVEDVAADLESLRAAQDRLSETVADLPADDHELVEHGERLDRLSSEVDGLTTTVASVADETAVRSLESTVDDLATTVDALDDRLASVHDRLSAVEDGSDRAQTRDELEALRADLEALERGTDGTASLSASALAGGGGAGVVAGGAVALAGTTIVGGVAVVFGLALLGIAVSLDG is encoded by the coding sequence TAGGGGCGATCCGATCGGCCACCGACACCGGGGCGGACCCGACGATCGAGTCGGTGCCGTCGGTCGTCCTTCCCGCCGACGAGTCGGCGCTCGACGCGGCGGGATTCGCTGGGGGTGACGCCCGTACCGTCGATCGGGACGGGACGACGTACGTCGTGGGGACGGACGCGAGAACCGTCGCCGACGCGACGGGGGAGACGCCGGAGCCGCTGTTCTCGAACGGGCTGCTCGTCGACGACGACTACGCGGAACCCGCGCTCGCGGCCGTCGTCGACGATCTCCTGGGGGAGTCGGCGAGCGGACCGCTCTGCTATACGACGCCCGGAACGGTCGTCGACGCCGCCGCGACGGGGGAGACCCATCGCGACGCCGTCGCGTCCGCCCTGACGGACCGCGCGGCCGAGGCGACGCCTGTCAGCAAGGGGTTCGCCGTCGTCTACGATCAACTCGCGGCGGACAACTACACCGGGCTCGGGGTCTGCATCGAGTCCCAGACGACGAGTGTCGCGCTCGCGTACTACGGCGTCCCGGTGCTCGCGTTCTCGCTTGCGAAGGGCAGCGAGTGGATCGTCCAGGAGGCGGCGAACGAGACCGGACACGCTCGATCCGAGATCGCGGGCGTCCTCGAGGAGTTCGTGCTCGATCCGGAGGCGGCGACCGGCGAGGTCGAAAGCGCCCTGGCGGCCGCACACGACGCGCTCGTCGGCGACCTGGTCGAGGCGATCGCCGCCGAGGCGGACGCGAGCGACGTCCAGGAGGGACTGGCGGTCCCGATCGCGGTCGCCGGCGACGGCGCGACCGAGGGGATCGAGTACCTCGTGGGCGGGCGGTTCGACGCGGGAACCCTGCCGTTCTCGATTCGCGGCGTCCGGCTCGCGGACGACCCCGCCGCAAGCGCCGCCAGGGGTGCTCTCGCGGCCGCGGCCGACGAGGTCGACGCGTTCGACGACGTCACCTGGGACGAGTCGACGCCCGCGAACGACGCGACTGCTGTCGACACCACCAGCGGAACCACCGACGGCACGACGGCGGAATCGACTGGAGCCACGGGCAGGACCGACGACGGCGGCCAGACGTCGCTCTCGTTCGACGACTCGCTCGCCGCCGAGGCGGACCACGACAGGGCCGACGACGCGATCGACCAGCTGTTCGATCGGCTCGCGAACCGCGACGCGGAGATCGAGGCGGTCGGCGAGGACGTCGATCGGCTCGCCGACGAGATCGAGTACGTCGAGGAACGGTCGCCCTCCGTCGAGGAACTCGCGGCCCTCGAGGACCGACTCGAGGCGTTCGCCGACGACCTCACGGACGTCGAAGCGGAGAGCGCCAGTCACGCGAGCGAAGAGACCGTCACCGAACTCGAGGACGAACTGGACGCGCTGTCGGAAGCGTTCGCCGATCTCGACGGCGACGTCGGGGCGATCGAATCGGGGATCGAGACGATCGAATCGGAGGTCGACGCCCTCGCAGAGACGTCCGCGGACGCGGCCGACGAACGGGCCGTCCTCGACGATCGGCTCGCGGACCTCGCGACGGACCTCGAGGACGTCGCCGATCGGACCGCGTCCCTCGAGGATCGGGCCGGTGCCCTGCGCGACGACCTGGCCGAACTCGCGGCCGACGCCGCGTCGGAGAGCGACCTCGACGACGTCGAGGAGACGGTCACGGGGCTCGACGAGGAACTCGTCACCCTCGGCGACGAACTGGACCGGGTCGACACGCGCGTCGAGGGCCTGGCCGGTCGACTCGAGGAAGAGTCGACCCGGATCACGGGCGTCTCGGAACGGCTCGACGACCTGTCGGCCCGGACCGACGATCGACTCGCCGACCTCCGCGATTCGGTCGACGATCGCGTCGACGACGTCGCGTCCGATCTCGAGACGACCGACGAGCGCGTCGAGGTCGTCGAGACCGACCTCTCGACTACCACCGACGCGCTCGAAGCGGACCTCGACGACGTTCGGGAGACGATCGACGGCGTCCGCGGCAGGATCGACGACCTCGCGGCCGAGACGGCCGACGCGGACCGGGTCGATGCGATCGCGACGAACCTCGAGACGATCGAGGGCGAACACGCGGAACTGACCGAGTCGCTGGAGTCGGTGACGGCGGACGTCTCTACGCTCGCGGCCGATCTCGAGGAGGTCGCCGACGCCGTGGACGCGATCGAGGCGGCGGCCGCCACGGAGGCCGACGTCGCGGCCCTCCAGGAGTCGATCGACGACCAGCGAGCGACGATCGAGTCGGTGACGGCGGACCTCGAGTCGATCGTGGCCGACGTGAGCGCGATCGAGGAGCGACTGGCCGAGACCGAGGACGATCTGGGGGAGCGCATCGGCACGCTCGAAACGACGATCGACGATCGGGTCACCGACGTTCGTGACGACCTCGAGGCACACGTCGACGACCTTCGAGGTGACCTCGACGAGCGAGTCGACGGCGTGCGGACCGACCTCGACGACCGGGTCGCCGACGCGCGAGTCGAGACCGAGGCATCGATCGACGAGGTTCGATCGACGCTCGAGGCCGACCTGGCGGCCCTCGCGGATACTGTCGAGTCGATCGAGTCGCGAGCGGACGACCTCTCGTCTCGACTCGAGACGCGGGTCGACGAGTCGGCGGTCGAGGACGTGGCGGCCGACGTCGATGCCGTCGCGAGCGAGGTCGAGGACGTGGCGGCCGACGTCGATGCCGTCGCGAGCGAGGTCGAGGACGTGGCGGCCGACGTCGATGCCGTCGCGAGCGAGGTCGAGGACGTGGCGGCCGACCTCGAGTCGCTCCGGGCGGCCCAGGATCGGCTCTCGGAGACCGTCGCTGACCTGCCCGCGGATGACCACGAACTGGTCGAGCACGGCGAGCGCCTCGATCGGCTGTCGTCCGAGGTCGACGGTCTCACGACGACGGTTGCGTCGGTAGCCGACGAGACGGCCGTCAGGTCGCTCGAGTCGACGGTCGACGACCTGGCGACCACCGTCGACGCGCTGGACGATCGGCTCGCGAGCGTCCACGATCGGCTTTCAGCGGTCGAAGACGGGAGTGACAGGGCACAGACCCGGGACGAACTCGAGGCCCTTCGGGCCGACCTCGAAGCCCTGGAGCGCGGCACGGACGGGACCGCCTCGCTCTCGGCGTCGGCGCTCGCGGGCGGTGGCGGTGCCGGCGTCGTCGCCGGTGGCGCCGTCGCGCTCGCCGGAACCACGATCGTCGGCGGCGTCGCGGTCGTGTTCGGGCTGGCGTTGCTCGGGATCGCGGTCTCCCTCGACGGATAG